The following coding sequences lie in one Microtus ochrogaster isolate Prairie Vole_2 chromosome 6, MicOch1.0, whole genome shotgun sequence genomic window:
- the Opn4 gene encoding melanopsin — protein MDSPSGPRVPPGLMQDPSFTASTVLHSHWNNTQIVSTKAQLPSVSPTASGPEAAAWVPFPTVDVPDHAHYTLGTVILLVGLTGTLGNLTVIYTFCRSRGLRTPANMFIINLAVSDFFMSFTQAPVFFASSLYKKWLFGETGCEFYAFCGAVFGITSMITLTAIALDRYLVITRPLTSIGMGSKRRTALVLLGVWLYALAWSLPPFFGWSAYVPEGLLTSCSWDYMTFTPRVRAYTMLLFCFVFFLPLLVIICCYISIFRAIRETGRACEGCGESPRRRRQWHRLQSEWKMAKVALIVILLFVLSWAPYSTVALVAFAGYSHVLTPYMSSVPAVIAKASAIHNPIVYAIAHPKYRAAIAQHLPCLGVLLGVPGQRSHPSLSYRSTHRSTLSSQSSDLIWISGRKRQESLGSESEVGWPDTEAAAVWEAGQHTSGKSFCSQDLEDGEARAPSSLQTKRQLPSLDLGM, from the exons ATGGACTCTCCTTCAGGGCCCAGAGTCCCACCAGGCTTAATGCAGGATCCCAGCTTTACAGCCAGCACTGTCCTGCACAGCCATTGGAACAACACTCAGATTGTCTCCACAAAAGCCCAGCTTCCATCTGTGAGTCCCACG GCATCCGGACCTGAGGCTGCTGCCTGGGTCCCCTTCCCCACAGTCGATGTCCCAGACCATGCTCACTATACCCTGGGTACGGTGATCCTGCTGGTGGGGCTCACAGGGACGCTGGGCAATCTCACAGTCATCTATACCTTCTGCAG GAGCAGAGGCCTGCGGACACCGGCAAACATGTTCATTATCAACCTCGCCGTCAGCGACTTCTTCATGTCGTTCACGCAGGCCCCGGTCTTCTTTGCCAGCAGCCTCTACAAGAAATGGCTCTTTGGGGAGACAG GTTGCGAGTTCTATGCCTTCTGTGGGGCTGTCTTTGGCATCACTTCCATGATAACCCTGACAGCCATAGCCCTGGACCGCTATCTGGTGATCACACGTCCACTGACCTCCATTGGGATGGGATCCAAAAGACGGACAGCCCTTGTCTTGCTGGGTGTCTGGCTCTATGCTCTGGCTTGGAGCCTGCCGCCCTTCTTCGGCTGGA GTGCCTATGTGCCTGAGGGGCTGCTGACGTCCTGCTCCTGGGACTACATGACCTTCACACCCCGGGTGCGTGCCTACACGATGCTGCTCTTCTGCTTCGTGTTCTTCCTCCCCCTGCTCGTCATCATCTGCTGCTACATCTCCATCTTCAGGGCCATCCGGGAAACAGGCCG GGCCTGTGAGGGCTGCGGCGAGTCCCCTCGACGGCGGCGGCAGTGGCATCGACTGCAGAGTGAGTGGAAGATGGCCAAGGTGGCACTGATTGTCATCCTCCTCTTCGTGCTCTCCTGGGCTCCCTACTCTACCGTGGCCCTGGTGGCCTTTGCTGG GTACTCGCACGTCCTGACGCCCTACATGAGCTCAGTGCCAGCTGTCATCGCCAAGGCTTCTGCCATCCACAACCCCATTGTTTATGCCATCGCTCACCCCAAGTACAG GGCAGCCATTGCCCAGCACCTGCCCTGCCTTGGCGTGCTTCTTGGAGTGCCAGGCCAGCGCAGCCACCCCTCCCTTAGCTACCGCTCTACCCATCGCTCTACACTGAGCAGCCAATCCTCTGACCTCATCTGGATCTCTGGACGGAAGCGGCAAGAGTCCCTGGGTTCTGAGAGTGAGGTG ggctggccagacacagaagcagcagcagtgtGGGAGGCTGGCCAGCACACAAGTGGAAAATCTTTCTGCAGTCAAGACCTGGAAGATGGGGAAGCCAGGgctccttccagcctccag